In Argopecten irradians isolate NY chromosome 11, Ai_NY, whole genome shotgun sequence, one DNA window encodes the following:
- the LOC138335179 gene encoding LOW QUALITY PROTEIN: E3 ubiquitin-protein ligase TRIM56-like (The sequence of the model RefSeq protein was modified relative to this genomic sequence to represent the inferred CDS: inserted 1 base in 1 codon) codes for MAEAVTRDEYRCLICTEPYTDPRFLFCGHTFCCKCLSSYIDAEYVTEDDRLYFPCPVCETPILHDDVNADVSTWATWFPKNYVLATPTSQPSGVYLCEPCSRGKESNPADVTCIDCKENLCTQCRIHHERSKISATHQFTSISGNVGLPPDATAYEICHRHGGKPFDVYCEDHRAMCCGVCVSVSHRQCNNINPIENVIMKTTAELPPVETEWKALAEETRKMIDKVDMEMAALNAKETQLLTYVTNKIQKTKDKLDDLKAILQSEVSDKCREHREQLLSQRKLINTFHINAENSHKLMSGSGQQLSERNRFFLREQTKVQVSGHYRRMDQNIKKSPGKLNITLKLVAMIDEILXMTTVGNVDSTSSVSPVTKDAIDGIGSLIVTLLSTPSSTNFDNSTSTSDIAGTPTVQTTPAAVDVWTGAVICVHTFTANIFGGVERPYLMGGIFTNNNELLITDYSNNRLLLFDDQYVYQRDYKVDGIPTDVARKRTTDEIFMAVNQEYILRCTLRNGQLSVISRIRAPTGSCGIAVLGENILVGTTDSVDVISVKGKVTRSIKAGFHTHLAVSKSNSTVYHTDNHDVVCRRLDSDAVVYRYSDPGLRGPKGIGLDQNHNVYVCGMSSENVYLISPDGSRGRVLLSGINSPYGIVVHPTKQEFVVTSLYESTSLQVYRFSDCNS; via the exons ATGGCGGAAGCAGTGACAAGAGATGAATACAGATGTTTGATCTGTACAGAACCATATACAGATCCAAGATTCCTGTTCTGTGGTCATACATTCTGCTGTAAATGCCTGTCGTCGTACATCGACGCGGAATACGTCACAGAAGACGACAGACTCTACTTCCCGTGTCCAGTGTGCGAGACACCGATACTTCACGATGACGTCAATGCTGACGTAAGTACCTGGGCCACATGGTTTCCGAAGAATTATGTGCTTGCTACCCCTACATCACAGCCGTCTGGTGTCTATTTATGTGAGCCATGCTCACGAGGAAAAGAATCAAACCCTGCCGACGTCACATGCATTGATTGTAAAGAAAATCTCTGCACACAGTGCAGAATCCATCATGAAAGGAGTAAGATATCAGCTACACACCAATTTACATCCATCTCTGGGAATGTTGGACTGCCTCCTGATGCTACCGCCTATGAAATCTGCCACCGACATGGTGGTAAACCATTCGATGTCTACTGTGAAGATCACAGAGCTATGTGCTGCGGTGTCTGTGTATCGGTGTCCCACAGACAATGCAACAATATCAACCCGATAGAGAATGTGATCATGAAGACTACTGCTGAACTGCCTCCTGTTGAGACGGAATGGAAGGCGCTGGCAGAGGAAACCAGGAAGATGATAGATAAAGTCGATATGGAGATGGCAGCGCTTAACGCAAAGGAAACACAACTTTTAACTTATGTTACCAACAAAATACAGAAAACGAAAGACAAACTCGACGATCTTAAGGCAATATTGCAATCCGAGGTCTCCGATAAGTGCAGAGAGCACAGGGAACAGCTGTTGTCTCAACGGAAATTGATCAATACATTCCACATCAATGCTGAAAATTCTCACAAACTGATGTCAGGTTCAGGTCAACAATTATCAGAGCGCAACCGATTTTTTCTGAGGGAACAAACGAAAGTTCAGGTATCTGGACATTATCGTCGCATGGATCAAAACATAAAGAAATCACCAGGTAAGTTAAATATCACACTAAAGCTAGTTGCTATGATcgatgaaattt aaatgacaaCCGTTGGGAATGTTGACTCCACCTCGTCAGTTTCACCCGTGACAAAAGATGCAATTGACGGTATAGGTTCCTTGATTGTAACTTTGCTCTCGACACCCTCGTCTACCAACTTTGACAATTCGACCTCGACTTCTGACATTGCGGGTACTCCAACAGTCCAGACCACACCAGCAGCGGTGGATGTATGGACCGGCGCGGTAATCTGTGTACATACGTTTACCGCCAACATATTTGGAGGAGTGGAGAGACCTTACTTGATGGGAGGCATCTTTACTAACAACAATGAATTACTCATCACAGATTACAGTAACAATAGACTGCTGCTATTTGATGACCAGTATGTCTACCAGAGGGATTACAAAGTTGACGGTATTCCTACCGATGTAGCACGTAAACGTACAACTGATGAGATATTTATGGCTGTAAACCAGGAGTATATACTAAGATGTACACTAAGGAATGGTCAGCTGTCTGTGATCAGCAGGATCAGAGCTCCAACTGGTTCCTGTGGTATAGCAGTACTCGGGGAGAACATCCTGGTGGGTACTACCGATAGTGTGGACGTCATATCTGTCAAAGGGAAGGTCACCAGGTCTATAAAGGCAGGATTTCACACACATCTCGCCGTATCTAAATCTAACTCTACTGTATACCACACAGACAACCATGACGTGGTATGTAGACGACTAGACAGTGACGCAGTAGTCTACAGGTACAGCGATCCTGGTCTGAGGGGTCCTAAAGGTATTGGACTGGACCAGAACCAcaatgtgtatgtgtgtggtATGAGTTCCGAAAACGTTTACCTTATATCACCTGATGGATCCCGTGGGAGGGTACTACTGTCCGGTATCAACAGTCCGTATGGTATAGTGGTCCATCCAACCAAACAGGAGTTTGTGGTTACTTCTCTATATGAATCTACTTCACTCCAGGTGTACAGATTCAGTGATTGTAACTCGTAG